The following coding sequences lie in one Falco naumanni isolate bFalNau1 chromosome 18, bFalNau1.pat, whole genome shotgun sequence genomic window:
- the CACNA1F gene encoding voltage-dependent L-type calcium channel subunit alpha-1F isoform X2: MGGQQAEGPPQVTVSDAPPHPKHKGQGSGGVHRSPRALFCLRLNNPIRRAAISIVEWKPFDILILATIFANCVALGVYIPFPEDDSNASNHNLEQVEYVFLIIFTVETFLKIIAYGLVLHPSAYIRNGWNLLDFVIVIVGLFSVILEQASHKPGEAHHMSGKPGGFDVKALRAFRVLRPLRLVSGVPSLHIVLNSIMKAMVPLLHIALLVLFVIIIYAIIGLELFIGRMHKTCFFIGSDLESEDDPSPCAFSGHGRACLQNNTECRGRWEGPNGGITNFDNFFFAMLTVFQCITMEGWTDVLYWMQDAMGHELPWIYFVSLVIFGSFFVLNLVLGVLSGEFSKEREKAKARGDFQKLREKQQMEEDLRGYMDWITQAEDLEGDEEEGEHEKHRLTAEDLMGKRKPRLKWLRHASHSTDTHASLPGSETTSVNTETAGEEDAQPTACDRCLGKITKTKFWRRLRRLNRLWRRRCRGAVKSVSFYWTVLLLVFLNTLTIASEHHGQPQWLTETQAYANKALLSLFAAEMVLKLYALGPACYFASFFNRFDCFVVCGGVLETALVERGAMEPLGISVLRCVRLLRVFKVTRHWASLSNLVGSLLNSMKSIASLLLLLFLFIIIFALLGMQLFGGRFSFDETQTKRSTFDTFPQALLTVFQILTGEDWNAVMYDGIMAYGGPVFPGMLVCVYFVILFICGNYILLNVFLAIAVDNLADGDNINSGGDKKDKPGEAESGAGSQDVSVKIEGEQQQEEEEEEEGSEEGDEEAAGERDSLGGARLETLEEPPKPKVVPIPEGSAFFLLSSTNPLRVWCHALIHHHIFTNLILVFIILSSVSLAAEDPVRAHSPRNHILGYFDYAFTSIFTVEILLKMTAFGAFLHKGSFCRNWFNLLDLLVVSVSLISFGIHSSAISVVKILRVLRVLRPLRAINRAKGLKHVVQCVFVAIRTIGNIMIVTTLLQFMFACIGVQLFKGKFYSCTDEAKHTPGECKGTFLVYKDGDVSHPSVRERLWHNSDFNFDNVLAGMMALFTVSTFEGWPALLYKAIDANAEDQGPIYNYRVEISIFFIVYIIVIAFFMMNIFVGFVIITFRAQGESEYRNCELDKNQRQCVEYALKAQPLRRYIPKNRTQYRVWAMVNSTAFEYIMFVLILLNTIALAVQHYEQSKPFNYVMDLLNMVFTGLFTVEMVLKIIAFKPRHYFCDAWNTFDALIVVGSVVDIAVTEVNSSEDSSRISITFFRLFRVMRLVKLLSKGEGIRTLLWTFVKSFQALPYVALLIAMIFFIYAVIGMQTFGKVALQDGTQINRNNNFQTFPQAVLLLFRCATGEAWQEIMLASLPGKRCDPESDTEPGEEFTCGSNFAIAYFISFFMLCAFLIINLFVAVIMDNFDYLTRDWSILGPHHLDEFKRVWSEYDPAARGRIKHLDVVTLLRRIQPPLGFGKLCPHRVACKRLVAMNMPLNSDGTVTFNATLFALVRTSLKIKTEGNLDVANKELRAVIKKIWKRTKPKLLDEVIPPPEEEEVTVGKFYATFLIQDYFRKFRRRKERGMLGPSAGPSNECALQAGLQTLQALGPEMRRALSCDLEGDVGPTSTQEEQEQLTYAAPETLYGSAPSPPSLGEPPPAPGLAPTNGEDPAPLPHTTPHHPGGRRREEEGGEDEAAPAESGEEPAGDGSHEEDLEGSAPRRRWVGDRSPGTLPAPQPPRWAGQVPRGGSLPLPARHFALHNGTLEGQQLKRRRLLPPTPAGRKPSFTIQCLRRQGSCDDEPIPGTYNPSGPPGPARPQGYGSSETWRLGGSSQAWATAPTRGHVLYAPLILVEGSPPPGQGAGGSLPPLSRWFVGDRGPPGPLRLRPCGPREALARGSADSLVEAVLISEGLGLFARDPKFVAVAKREIADACDMTMDEMESAAADLLTRRRPAPPPTSTAIYSDEEPLRPPAEEELADEMACVGGF, encoded by the exons ATGGGGGGCCAGCAGGCGGAGGGACCCCCCCAGGTCACCGTCAGCGacgcccccccccaccccaaacacaAGGGTCAGGGTTCCGGGGGGGTCCATCGCTCCCCTCGTGCCCTCTTCTGCCTCCGCCTCAACAACCCCATCCGCCGTGCGGCAATCAGCATCGTCGAGTGGAA GCCCTTCGACATCCTCATCCTCGCCACTATCTTTGCCAACTGCGTGGCCCTGGGTGTCTACATCCCCTTCCCCGAGGACGACTCCAATGCTTCAAACCACAACCTG GAGCAGGTGGAGTACGTCTTCCTCATCATCTTCACGGTCGAGACCTTCCTGAAGATCATCGCCTACGGGCTGGTCCTGCACCCCAGCGCCTACATCCGCAATGGCTGGAACCTCCTTGACTTCGTCATCGTCATTGTGGG GCTCTTCAGTGTCATCCTGGAGCAGGCGTCGCACAAACCCGGCGAAGCTCACCACATGAGCGGGAAACCAGGGGGCTTCGATGTCAAAGCCCTGCGTGCCTTCCGCGTCCTCCGGCCCCTCCGCCTTGTCTCTGGTGTTCCAA GTCTTCACATCGTCCTCAACTCCATCATGAAAGCCATGGTCCCGCTCCTGCACATCGCCCTGCTCGTCCTCTTCGTCATCATCATCTATGCCATCATCGGCCTCGAGCTCTTCATCGGCCGCATGCACAAGACCTGTTTCTTCATCGGATCTG ATTTAGAATCGGAGGACGACCCCTCCCCTTGCGCTTTTTCGGGGCATGGCCGTGCCTGCCTGCAGAACAACACCGAGTGTCGGGGCCGCTGGGAGGGTCCCAACGGCGGCATCACCAACTTCGACAACTTCTTCTTTGCCATGCTCACCGTCTTCCAGTGCATCACCATGGAGGGCTGGACCGACGTCCTCTACTGG ATGCAGGACGCGATGGGGCACGAGCTACCCTGGATTTACTTTGTCAGCCTCGTCATCTTCGGCTCCTTCTTCGTCCTCAACttggtgctgggggtgctgagcGG GGAGTTCTCCAAGGAGCGTGAGAAGGCCAAGGCCCGCGGAGACTTCCAGAAGctgagggagaagcagcagatggAGGAAGATCTCCGGGGCTACATGGACTGGATCACCCAGGCTGAGGACCTGGAGGGTGACGAGGAGGAAGGGGAACACGAGAAGCATC GCCTGACCGCCGAGGACCTGATGGGGAAGCGGAAACCCCGGCTGAAGTGGTTGCGGCACGCCAGTCACTCCACTGACACCCACG ccagccTTCCCGGCAGCGAGACAACGTCAGTCAACACTGAGACGGCGGGTGAGGAGGATGCGCAGCCGACTGCCTGTGACCGCTGCTT gggcaaAATTACAAAGACGAAATTTTG GCGCCGCCTGCGCCGCCTGAACCGCCTGTGGCGCCGGCGGTGCCGCGGGGCGGTGAAATCTGTCTCCTTCTACTGGACCGTCTTGCTCCTGGTGTTCCTCAACACCCTCACCATCGCCTCCGAGCACCACGGGCAGCCCCAGTGGCTCACCGAAACGCAAG cttatgcCAACAAGGCGCTGCTGTCGTTGTTCGCCGCTGAGATGGTGCTAAAGCTGTACGCCCTGGGCCCCGCCTGTTACTTCGCCAGCTTCTTCAACCGCTTCGACTGCTTCGTGGTGTGCGGCGGGGTGCTGGAGACGGCGCTGGTGGAACGAGGGGCCATGGAGCCCCTGGGCATCTCCGTCCTGCGCTGCGTCCGCCTCCTCCGCGTCTTTAAAGTCACCAG GCACTGGGCATCACTGAGCAATTTGGTGGGCTccttgttgaactccatgaAGTCCATCgcttccctcctgctcctgctcttcctcttcatcatcatcttcgCCCTGCTGGGCATGCAGCTCTTCGGGGGTCGCTTCAGCTTCGATGAGACCCAAACCAAGCGCAGCACCTTCGACACCTTCCCTCAGGCTCTGCTCACCGTCTTCCAG ATCCTGACTGGAGAGGACTGGAATGCGGTGATGTATGACGGGATCATGGCGTACGGTGGCCCCGTCTTCCCCGGAATGCTTGTCTGCGTCTACTTCGTCATCCTCTTCATCTGCGGGAACT ACATCCTCCTCAACGTCTTCTTGGCCATCGCGGTGGACAACTTGGCCGACGGCGACAACATCAACTCGGGGGGCGATAAAAA GGACAAGCCTGGGGAGGCGGAGAGCGGCGCAGGGAGCCAGGACGTGAGTGTGAAG attgagggggagcagcagcaggaggaagaggaggaggaagagggcagCGAGGAAG GTGACGAGGAGGCTGCGGGGGAGCGGGACAGTCTGGGGGGGGCCCGGCTGGAGACCCTGGAGGAACCCCCCAAACCCAAGGTGGTGCCGATCCCCGAGGGCAGCGCCTTcttcctgctgagcagcaccaATCC GCTGCGGGTGTGGTGCCACGCCCTCATCCACCACCACATCTTCACCAACCTCATCCTCGTCTTCATCATCCTGAGCAGCGTCTCGCTGGCTGCCGAGGACCCCGTCCGCGCCCACTCGCCCCGCAACCAC ATCTTGGGCTACTTTGACTACGCCTTCACCTCCATCTTCACCGTGGAGATCCTGCTTAAG ATGACGGCCTTTGGCGCCTTCCTGCACAAAGGCTCCTTCTGCCGCAACTGGTTCAACCTCCTCGACCTGCTGGTGGTCAGCGTCTCCCTCATCTCCTTCGGCATCCA CTCCAGCGCCATTTCGGTGGTGAAGATCCTGCGGGTCCTGCGCGTCCTGCGGCCCCTGCGAGCCATCAACCGCGCCAAGGGCCTCAAG CATGTGGTACAGTGCGTCTTCGTGGCCATCCGCACCATCGGCAACATCATGATCGTCACCACACTGCTGCAGTTCATGTTCGCCTGTATCGGGGTGCAGCTTTTCAAG GGTAAGTTCTACAGCTGCACCGACGAGGCCAAGCATACGCCGGGAGAGTGCAA GGGCACCTTCCTGGTGTACAAGGACGGGGACGTCTCCCACCCCTCGGTGCGCGAGCGCCTGTGGCACAACAGCGACTTCAACTTTGACAACGTGCTGGCGGGGATGATGGCGCTCTTCACCGTCTCCACCTTCGAGGGCTGGCCCGC GTTGCTGTACAAGGCCATCGATGCCAACGCCGAGGACCAGGGTCCCATCTACAACTACCGGGTGGAGATCTCCATCTTCTTCATCGTCTACATCATCGTCATCGCCTTCTTCATGATGAACATCTTTGTCGGCTTCGTCATCATCACCTTCCGGGCGCAGGGGGAGAGCGAGTACCGCAACTGCGAGCTGGACAAGAACCAG CGGCAGTGCGTGGAGTACGCGCTGAAGGCGCAGCCGCTGCGACGCTACATCCCCAAGAACCGCACCCAGTACCGCGTCTGGGCCATGGTCAACTCCACCGCCTTCGAGTACATCATGTTCGTCCTCATCCTTCTCAACACTATCGCCCTGGCCGTCCAG CACTATGAGCAATCCAAGCCCTTCAACTACGTGATGGACCTGCTCAATATGGTGTTCACGGGGCTCTTCACTGTCGAGATGGTGCTGAAGATCATCGCCTTCAAACCACGG CACTACTTCTGCGATGCCTGGAACACCTTTGATGCCCTCATTGTGGTGGGCAGCGTGGTGGACATCGCTGTCACGGAGGTCAAC AGCTCAGAGGACAGCTCCCGCATCTCCATCACCTTCTTCCGCCTCTTCCGGGTGATGCGTTTGGTGAAGCTGCTCTCCAAGGGCGAGGGCATCCGCACCCTGCTCTGGACTTTCGTCAAGTCCTTCCAG GCCCTGCCCTACGTCGCCCTCCTTATCGCCATGATCTTCTTCATCTACGCTGTCATTGGCATGCAG accTTCGGGAAGGTGGCGCTGCAGGACGGGACCCAGATCAACCGCAACAACAACTTCCAGACCTTCCCACAGGCcgtgctgctgctcttcag GTGCGCCACGGGGGAGGCCTGGCAGGAGATCATGCTGGCCAGCCTGCCGGGCAAGCGCTGCGACCCCGAGTCAGACACGGAGCCGGGGGAGGAGTTCACCTGCGGCAGCAACTTCGCCATCGCCTACTTCATCAGCTTCTTCATGCTCTGCGCCTTCCTG atCATCAACCTCTTTGTGGCCGTCATCATGGACAACTTCGACTACCTGACGCGCGACTGGTCCATCCTGGGCCCCCACCACCTGGACGAGTTCAAGCGCGTCTGGTCTGAGTACGACCCTGCCGCCAG GGGCCGCATCAAACACCTCGACGTGGTGACGCTGCTGCGCCGGATCCAGCCCCCGCTGGGCTTTGGGAAGCTCTGCCCCCACCGCGTCGCCTGCAAG CGCCTGGTGGCCATGAACATGCCCCTGAACTCAGACGGCACCGTGACCTTCAACGCCACCCTCTTCGCCCTGGTCCGCACCTCACTCAAGATCAAGACAGAAG GGAACCTGGATGTGGCCAACAAGGAGCTGCGCGCTGTGATCAAGAAGATCTGGAAGAGGACGAAGCCCAAGCTGCTGGATGAGGTCATCCCCCCACCTGAGG aGGAGGAGGTCACCGTGGGCAAGTTCTACGCCACATTCCTGATCCAGGACTATTTCCGCAAGTTCCGGCGGCGGAAGGAGCGGGGGATGCTGGGCCCCAGCGCTGGCCCCAGCAACGAGTGTGCGCTGCAG GCCGGGCTGCAGACGCTGCAGGCGCTGGGACCCGAGATGCGGCGGGCGCTGAGCTGTGACCTGGAGGGGGATGTAGgacccaccagcacccaggaggagcaggagcagctgacTTATGCT GCCCCTGAGACGCTGTACGGCtccgcccccagcccccccagcctgggggagccccccccggcccccggcctGGCCCCCACCAACGGGGAGGACCCCGCGCCCCTtccccacaccaccccccaccacccagGTGGCAG GCGGCGCGAGGAGGAGGGGGGCGAGGATGAGGCAGCACCTGCTGAGAGTGGTGAGGAGCCAGCAGGGGACGGCAGCCATGAGGAGGACCTGGAGGGctccgccccccgccgccggtgGGTGGGGGACAG GTCACCAGGGACCCTgcccgctccccagcccccgCGCTGGGCTGGACAGGTGCCACGGGGAGGGTCGCTACCGCTACCTGCCCGGCACTTCGCCCTCCACAACGGGACCCTCGAGGGGCAGCAGCTCAAGCGGCGCCGCCTGCTGCCCCCAACGCCTGCCGGCCGCAAGCCCTCCTTCACCATCCAGTGCCTGCGGCGCCAGGGCAGCTGCGACGACGAGCCCATCCCAGGCACCTACAACCCCTcgggcccccccggcccggcccggccacAG GGTTACGGCAGCTCCGAGACGTGGCGCCTGGGGGGCTCCTCGCAGGCCTGGGCCACGGCGCCCACCCGTGGGCACGTCCTCTATGCACCCCTCATCCTGGTGGAGGGCAGCCCaccgccggggcagggggctggggggagcctgCCACCGCTCTCCCGCTGGTTCGTGGGGGACCGTGGTCCCCCTGGCCCCCTCCGCCTGCGGCCCTGCGGCCCACGGGAAGCGCTGGCCCGTGGCTCAGCTGACAGCCTGGTGGAAGCC GTGCTCATCtccgaggggctggggctgttcGCCCGCGACCCCAAGTTTGTGGCTGTGGCCAAGCGGGAGATCGCAGACGCCTGTGACATGACGATGGACGAGATGGAGAGCGCGGCCGCCGACCTGCTGacccgccgccggcccgccccACCGCCCACCAGCACCGCCATCTACAGCGACGAGGAGCCGCTGCGGCCGCCGGCCGAGGAGGAGCTGGCGGATGAGATGGCCTGTGTCGGCGGGTTCTAG